The proteins below are encoded in one region of Acidobacteriota bacterium:
- a CDS encoding pitrilysin family protein, with amino-acid sequence MKRLAILAAIAVLTPAALAALPAHPSELKYGPLDFKVPDPSSFRHELANGMVVYVGEDHALPLVDLSITVRAGAFLDDPAKPGVATLTGRMVRRGGTKTLSAEDFDEKADFLAAQISSFGGDISSGASFNCTTQTLDACLDLFFDMIQNPAFEVERLDLEKENILEGLKQRNDDAGTILGREWGWLMRGRDHFTARQLTAAELDAITRDDLVAFHKKYWLPKNMMVTVSGDVDTGAILDTLAKRFAPWKSEGPEVPWPPAAPDHTPRPGVYYVDKDIPQGKVYIGHLGIQDENWNHPDRFAVALMNEILGGGGFTSRITNRVRSDEGLAYSAGSVYRVGRFWPGMFRIVFQSKSATVPLAAKIALEEVRRIQNEPVSQEELDIAKAAFIDTFPQAFESIESIVNTFADDEYTGRPRDYWKKYRDRVRAVTAKDVQKAARKYLHPDQVVFLVVGKWDEIVKGDPDGRATMKEFFEGRATRLPLRDPLTLEPLP; translated from the coding sequence ATGAAACGCCTCGCGATCCTCGCGGCGATCGCCGTGCTGACGCCGGCGGCCCTGGCCGCATTGCCGGCGCATCCTTCCGAGCTGAAGTACGGCCCCCTCGACTTCAAGGTTCCCGATCCGTCTTCGTTCCGCCACGAGCTGGCCAACGGCATGGTGGTCTACGTCGGTGAGGATCACGCCCTCCCATTGGTCGACCTGTCGATCACCGTCCGCGCCGGCGCTTTCCTCGATGATCCGGCCAAGCCGGGCGTGGCGACCCTCACCGGGCGGATGGTGCGCCGGGGCGGTACGAAGACCCTCAGCGCCGAGGACTTCGACGAGAAGGCCGACTTCCTCGCCGCCCAGATCAGCAGTTTCGGCGGTGACATCTCCTCGGGGGCCTCGTTCAACTGCACGACCCAGACCCTCGACGCCTGCCTCGACCTCTTCTTCGACATGATCCAGAACCCCGCCTTCGAGGTCGAGCGCCTCGACCTCGAGAAGGAGAACATTCTCGAAGGGCTCAAGCAGCGCAACGACGATGCGGGAACGATTCTCGGCCGGGAATGGGGTTGGCTCATGCGCGGCCGGGACCACTTCACCGCCCGGCAGCTCACCGCCGCCGAGTTGGACGCGATCACCCGCGACGACCTGGTGGCCTTCCACAAGAAGTACTGGCTGCCGAAGAACATGATGGTCACCGTCAGCGGTGACGTGGATACCGGGGCGATCCTCGACACACTGGCCAAGCGCTTCGCCCCATGGAAGAGCGAGGGGCCCGAGGTTCCCTGGCCGCCGGCCGCGCCCGACCACACACCCCGGCCCGGTGTCTACTACGTGGACAAGGACATCCCCCAGGGCAAGGTCTACATCGGCCACCTGGGCATCCAGGACGAGAACTGGAACCACCCCGACCGTTTCGCCGTGGCGCTGATGAACGAGATCCTCGGCGGCGGCGGCTTCACCTCCCGCATCACCAACCGGGTGCGCAGCGACGAGGGGCTGGCCTACTCCGCCGGCTCGGTCTACCGTGTCGGCCGATTCTGGCCCGGCATGTTCCGCATCGTCTTCCAGTCCAAGTCGGCCACCGTACCCCTGGCGGCGAAGATCGCCCTCGAGGAGGTGCGACGGATTCAGAACGAACCCGTGAGCCAGGAAGAGCTGGACATCGCCAAGGCGGCCTTCATCGACACCTTCCCCCAGGCCTTCGAGTCCATCGAAAGCATCGTCAACACCTTCGCCGACGACGAGTACACCGGCCGCCCCCGTGACTACTGGAAGAAGTACCGCGACCGGGTGCGTGCCGTGACCGCCAAGGACGTTCAGAAGGCGGCCCGGAAGTACCTCCACCCCGACCAGGTGGTCTTCCTCGTGGTCGGCAAGTGGGACGAGATCGTCAAGGGCGACCCCGACGGCCGCGCCACGATGAAGGAGTTCTTCGAAGGCCGGGCCACGCGCCTGCCCCTGCGCGATCCACTGACGCTCGAACCTCTGCCCTAG